Proteins encoded in a region of the Gallus gallus isolate bGalGal1 chromosome 35, bGalGal1.mat.broiler.GRCg7b, whole genome shotgun sequence genome:
- the PRMT5 gene encoding protein arginine N-methyltransferase 5 isoform 6 (isoform 6 is encoded by transcript variant 6): protein MAAAGPGAAGTARVSSGRELGCVPEVAAALGAVARQGFDFLCAPLFHPRHRREFRLLPAKERPGPQTRSDLLLAGRDWNTLIVGKVSPWIRPDSPLEAVRRNSEAALQQELDFAAYLGVPAVLLSLRGPHCPNLARGLCAHLQGAPHGAAVWVRVPLLAPEDGREDVIANEELVNEGDGRQEERTWHWWHNFRTLCDYNKRVGLALEVGPDLPSAEAIDRWLGEPLRAAILPTSIFLTNKKGFPVLSRPHQRLLGRLLKLEVQVVLWGAPHHEPKPLSAYLQYLEHVGQNRPPPSAYELFARGYEDYLQCPLQPLMDNLESQTYEVFEKDPIKYSQYQQAIYKCLLDRVPEEEKETNVQVVLVLGAGRGPLVNAALRAARMAQRRIRVYAVEKNPNAVVTLQSWQYEEWGSQVSVVPRDMREWRPPEAADLLVSELLGSFGDNELAPECLDGAQPCLKEGGVSIPCSYTSFLAPLSSSKLYNEAQFETPYVVRLHNFHQLAAPQPCFTFRHPKPDPSEDNSRYRVLSFPVGVTTALHGFAGYFETTLYADVTLSIRPETHSPGMFSWFPIFFPLKQPMAVQAGQRVVLSFWRRAAPQKVWYEWAVTEPRCSALHNPAGRSYTIGL from the exons ATGGCGGCGGCTGGACCGGGCGCTGCGGGCACCGCGCGGGTGTCGAGCGGGCGGGAGTTGGGCTGCGTGCCGGAGGTGGCGGCGGCGCTGGGGGCGGTGGCCCGGCAGGG GTTCGATTTTCTCTGCGCTCCGCTTTTCCATCCCCGTCACCGCCGCGAGTTTCGGCTGCTGCCCGCCAAGGAGCGGCCCGGCCCGCAGACCCGATCCGACCTGCTGCTGGCCGGGAGGG ACTGGAACACGCTGATCGTGGGCAAGGTGTCCCCATGGATCCGACCCGATTCCCCCCTGGAGGCCGTGAGGCGCAACTCGGAAGCG gccctgcagcaggagTTGGACTTCGCCGCCTACCTGGGGGTCCCGGcggtgctgctgtccctgcgGGGGCCGCACTGCCCCAATTTGGCACGGGGTCTCTGTGCCCACCTGCAGGGGGCGCCACACGGGGCTGCG GTGTGGGTCCGCGTGCCGCTGCTGGCGCCTGAGGACGGGCGTGAAGACGTGATCGCTAACGAGGAGCTCGTTAACGAGGGCGACGGGCGGCAGGAGGAGCGCACGTGGCATTG GTGGCACAACTTCCGGACACTGTGCGACTACAACAAGAGAGTGGGGCTGG CACTGGAGGTGGGCCCGGATTTGCCGTCGGCGGAGGCCATCGACCGCTGGTTGGGGGAGCCCCTGCGGGCGGCCATATTGCCCACCAGCATCTTCCTCACCAACAAGAAGGGCTTCCCCGTCCTGTCCCGGCCGCACCAGCGTCTGCTGGGCCGATTGCTCAAG ctggaGGTGCaggtggtgctgtggggcgcCCCACACCACGAGCCCAAGCCGCTCAGCGCCTACCTGCAGTACCTGGAGCATGTGGGGCAGAACCGACCCCCGCCCTCCGCCTATGAGCTGTTTGCCCGCGGCTACGAGGACTACCTGCAGTGCCCCCTACAG CCCCTGATGGACAACCTGGAGTCGCAGACGTACGAGGTGTTCGAGAAGGACCCAATCAAATACAGCCAATACCAGCAG GCTATTTATAAGTGCCTGCTGGACCGCGTCCccgaggaggagaaggaaaccAACGTGCA ggtggtgctggtgctgggcgCGGGGCGCGGCCCGTTGGTGAACGCCGCGCTGAGGGCCGCCCGGATGGCGCAGCGCCGCATCAGAGTGTACGCCGTGGAGAAGAACCCCAACGCCGTCGTCAC gctgcagagctggcagtaCGAGGAGTGGGGCTCTCAGGTGTCGGTGGTGCCGCGGGACATGCGGGAGTGGCGCCCCCCGGAGGCGGCGGACCTTCTGGTGTCGGAGCTGCTGGGCTCCTTCGGGGACAACGAGTTGGCGCCCGAGTGCCTCgatggggcacagccctgcctcaAAG AGGGGGGTGTGAGCATCCCGTGCTCCTACACGTCGTTCCTGGCCCCGCTGTCCTCCTCCAAGCTGTACAATGAG gcGCAGTTCGAGACGCCGTACGTGGTGCGGCTGCATAACTTCCACCAGTTGGCGGCGCCGCAGCCGTGCTTCACCTTCCGGCACCCCAAGCCAG ACCCGTCGGAGGACAACAGCCGTTACCGGGTGCTGTCCTTCCCGGTGGGCGTCACCACGGCCCTGCACGGCTTCGCCGGCTACTTCGAGACCACCCTATACGCGGACGTCACCCTCA GTATCCGCCCAGAGACGCACTCCCCCGGGATGTTCTCCTGGTTCCCCATCTTCTTCCCATTGAAG CAACCAATGGCGGTGCAGGCGGGGCAGAGAGTGGTGCTGTCGTTCTGGCGCCGGGCGGCCCCGCAGAAGGTGTGGTACGAATGGGCCGTGACGGAGCCGCGCTGTTCCGCCCTCCACAACCCGGCCGGCCGCTCCTACACCATCGGCCTCTGA
- the PRMT5 gene encoding protein arginine N-methyltransferase 5 isoform 4 (isoform 4 is encoded by transcript variant 4), which translates to MAAAGPGAAGTARVSSGRELGCVPEVAAALGAVARQGFDFLCAPLFHPRHRREFRLLPAKERPGPQTRSDLLLAGRDWNTLIVGKVSPWIRPDSPLEAVRRNSEAALQQELDFAAYLGVPAVLLSLRGPHCPNLARGLCAHLQGAPHGAAVWVRVPLLAPEDGREDVIANEELVNEGDGRQEERTWHWWHNFRTLCDYNKRVGLALEVGPDLPSAEAIDRWLGEPLRAAILPTSIFLTNKKGFPVLSRPHQRLLGRLLKLEVQVVLWGAPHHEPKPLSAYLQYLEHVGQNRPPPSAYELFARGYEDYLQCPLQPLMDNLESQTYEVFEKDPIKYSQYQQAIYKCLLDRVPEEEKETNVQVVLVLGAGRGPLVNAALRAARMAQRRIRVYAVEKNPNAVVTLQSWQYEEWGSQVSVVPRDMREWRPPEAADLLVSELLGSFGDNELAPECLDGAQPCLKEGGVSIPCSYTSFLAPLSSSKLYNEVRGCRERDRHPEAQFETPYVVRLHNFHQLAAPQPCFTFRHPKPDPSEDNSRYRVLSFPVGVTTALHGFAGYFETTLYADVTLSIRPETHSPGMFSWFPIFFPLKQPMAVQAGQRVVLSFWRRAAPQKVWYEWAVTEPRCSALHNPAGRSYTIGL; encoded by the exons ATGGCGGCGGCTGGACCGGGCGCTGCGGGCACCGCGCGGGTGTCGAGCGGGCGGGAGTTGGGCTGCGTGCCGGAGGTGGCGGCGGCGCTGGGGGCGGTGGCCCGGCAGGG GTTCGATTTTCTCTGCGCTCCGCTTTTCCATCCCCGTCACCGCCGCGAGTTTCGGCTGCTGCCCGCCAAGGAGCGGCCCGGCCCGCAGACCCGATCCGACCTGCTGCTGGCCGGGAGGG ACTGGAACACGCTGATCGTGGGCAAGGTGTCCCCATGGATCCGACCCGATTCCCCCCTGGAGGCCGTGAGGCGCAACTCGGAAGCG gccctgcagcaggagTTGGACTTCGCCGCCTACCTGGGGGTCCCGGcggtgctgctgtccctgcgGGGGCCGCACTGCCCCAATTTGGCACGGGGTCTCTGTGCCCACCTGCAGGGGGCGCCACACGGGGCTGCG GTGTGGGTCCGCGTGCCGCTGCTGGCGCCTGAGGACGGGCGTGAAGACGTGATCGCTAACGAGGAGCTCGTTAACGAGGGCGACGGGCGGCAGGAGGAGCGCACGTGGCATTG GTGGCACAACTTCCGGACACTGTGCGACTACAACAAGAGAGTGGGGCTGG CACTGGAGGTGGGCCCGGATTTGCCGTCGGCGGAGGCCATCGACCGCTGGTTGGGGGAGCCCCTGCGGGCGGCCATATTGCCCACCAGCATCTTCCTCACCAACAAGAAGGGCTTCCCCGTCCTGTCCCGGCCGCACCAGCGTCTGCTGGGCCGATTGCTCAAG ctggaGGTGCaggtggtgctgtggggcgcCCCACACCACGAGCCCAAGCCGCTCAGCGCCTACCTGCAGTACCTGGAGCATGTGGGGCAGAACCGACCCCCGCCCTCCGCCTATGAGCTGTTTGCCCGCGGCTACGAGGACTACCTGCAGTGCCCCCTACAG CCCCTGATGGACAACCTGGAGTCGCAGACGTACGAGGTGTTCGAGAAGGACCCAATCAAATACAGCCAATACCAGCAG GCTATTTATAAGTGCCTGCTGGACCGCGTCCccgaggaggagaaggaaaccAACGTGCA ggtggtgctggtgctgggcgCGGGGCGCGGCCCGTTGGTGAACGCCGCGCTGAGGGCCGCCCGGATGGCGCAGCGCCGCATCAGAGTGTACGCCGTGGAGAAGAACCCCAACGCCGTCGTCAC gctgcagagctggcagtaCGAGGAGTGGGGCTCTCAGGTGTCGGTGGTGCCGCGGGACATGCGGGAGTGGCGCCCCCCGGAGGCGGCGGACCTTCTGGTGTCGGAGCTGCTGGGCTCCTTCGGGGACAACGAGTTGGCGCCCGAGTGCCTCgatggggcacagccctgcctcaAAG AGGGGGGTGTGAGCATCCCGTGCTCCTACACGTCGTTCCTGGCCCCGCTGTCCTCCTCCAAGCTGTACAATGAGGTGCGCGGCTGCAGGGAGCGCGACCGCCATCCCGAG gcGCAGTTCGAGACGCCGTACGTGGTGCGGCTGCATAACTTCCACCAGTTGGCGGCGCCGCAGCCGTGCTTCACCTTCCGGCACCCCAAGCCAG ACCCGTCGGAGGACAACAGCCGTTACCGGGTGCTGTCCTTCCCGGTGGGCGTCACCACGGCCCTGCACGGCTTCGCCGGCTACTTCGAGACCACCCTATACGCGGACGTCACCCTCA GTATCCGCCCAGAGACGCACTCCCCCGGGATGTTCTCCTGGTTCCCCATCTTCTTCCCATTGAAG CAACCAATGGCGGTGCAGGCGGGGCAGAGAGTGGTGCTGTCGTTCTGGCGCCGGGCGGCCCCGCAGAAGGTGTGGTACGAATGGGCCGTGACGGAGCCGCGCTGTTCCGCCCTCCACAACCCGGCCGGCCGCTCCTACACCATCGGCCTCTGA
- the PRMT5 gene encoding protein arginine N-methyltransferase 5 isoform 5 (isoform 5 is encoded by transcript variant 5) has product MAAAGPGAAGTARVSSGRELGCVPEVAAALGAVARQGFDFLCAPLFHPRHRREFRLLPAKERPGPQTRSDLLLAGRDWNTLIVGKVSPWIRPDSPLEAVRRNSEAELDFAAYLGVPAVLLSLRGPHCPNLARGLCAHLQGAPHGAAVWVRVPLLAPEDGREDVIANEELVNEGDGRQEERTWHWWHNFRTLCDYNKRVGLALEVGPDLPSAEAIDRWLGEPLRAAILPTSIFLTNKKGFPVLSRPHQRLLGRLLKLEVQVVLWGAPHHEPKPLSAYLQYLEHVGQNRPPPSAYELFARGYEDYLQCPLQPLMDNLESQTYEVFEKDPIKYSQYQQAIYKCLLDRVPEEEKETNVQVVLVLGAGRGPLVNAALRAARMAQRRIRVYAVEKNPNAVVTLQSWQYEEWGSQVSVVPRDMREWRPPEAADLLVSELLGSFGDNELAPECLDGAQPCLKEGGVSIPCSYTSFLAPLSSSKLYNEVRGCRERDRHPEAQFETPYVVRLHNFHQLAAPQPCFTFRHPKPDPSEDNSRYRVLSFPVGVTTALHGFAGYFETTLYADVTLSIRPETHSPGMFSWFPIFFPLKQPMAVQAGQRVVLSFWRRAAPQKVWYEWAVTEPRCSALHNPAGRSYTIGL; this is encoded by the exons ATGGCGGCGGCTGGACCGGGCGCTGCGGGCACCGCGCGGGTGTCGAGCGGGCGGGAGTTGGGCTGCGTGCCGGAGGTGGCGGCGGCGCTGGGGGCGGTGGCCCGGCAGGG GTTCGATTTTCTCTGCGCTCCGCTTTTCCATCCCCGTCACCGCCGCGAGTTTCGGCTGCTGCCCGCCAAGGAGCGGCCCGGCCCGCAGACCCGATCCGACCTGCTGCTGGCCGGGAGGG ACTGGAACACGCTGATCGTGGGCAAGGTGTCCCCATGGATCCGACCCGATTCCCCCCTGGAGGCCGTGAGGCGCAACTCGGAAGCG gagTTGGACTTCGCCGCCTACCTGGGGGTCCCGGcggtgctgctgtccctgcgGGGGCCGCACTGCCCCAATTTGGCACGGGGTCTCTGTGCCCACCTGCAGGGGGCGCCACACGGGGCTGCG GTGTGGGTCCGCGTGCCGCTGCTGGCGCCTGAGGACGGGCGTGAAGACGTGATCGCTAACGAGGAGCTCGTTAACGAGGGCGACGGGCGGCAGGAGGAGCGCACGTGGCATTG GTGGCACAACTTCCGGACACTGTGCGACTACAACAAGAGAGTGGGGCTGG CACTGGAGGTGGGCCCGGATTTGCCGTCGGCGGAGGCCATCGACCGCTGGTTGGGGGAGCCCCTGCGGGCGGCCATATTGCCCACCAGCATCTTCCTCACCAACAAGAAGGGCTTCCCCGTCCTGTCCCGGCCGCACCAGCGTCTGCTGGGCCGATTGCTCAAG ctggaGGTGCaggtggtgctgtggggcgcCCCACACCACGAGCCCAAGCCGCTCAGCGCCTACCTGCAGTACCTGGAGCATGTGGGGCAGAACCGACCCCCGCCCTCCGCCTATGAGCTGTTTGCCCGCGGCTACGAGGACTACCTGCAGTGCCCCCTACAG CCCCTGATGGACAACCTGGAGTCGCAGACGTACGAGGTGTTCGAGAAGGACCCAATCAAATACAGCCAATACCAGCAG GCTATTTATAAGTGCCTGCTGGACCGCGTCCccgaggaggagaaggaaaccAACGTGCA ggtggtgctggtgctgggcgCGGGGCGCGGCCCGTTGGTGAACGCCGCGCTGAGGGCCGCCCGGATGGCGCAGCGCCGCATCAGAGTGTACGCCGTGGAGAAGAACCCCAACGCCGTCGTCAC gctgcagagctggcagtaCGAGGAGTGGGGCTCTCAGGTGTCGGTGGTGCCGCGGGACATGCGGGAGTGGCGCCCCCCGGAGGCGGCGGACCTTCTGGTGTCGGAGCTGCTGGGCTCCTTCGGGGACAACGAGTTGGCGCCCGAGTGCCTCgatggggcacagccctgcctcaAAG AGGGGGGTGTGAGCATCCCGTGCTCCTACACGTCGTTCCTGGCCCCGCTGTCCTCCTCCAAGCTGTACAATGAGGTGCGCGGCTGCAGGGAGCGCGACCGCCATCCCGAG gcGCAGTTCGAGACGCCGTACGTGGTGCGGCTGCATAACTTCCACCAGTTGGCGGCGCCGCAGCCGTGCTTCACCTTCCGGCACCCCAAGCCAG ACCCGTCGGAGGACAACAGCCGTTACCGGGTGCTGTCCTTCCCGGTGGGCGTCACCACGGCCCTGCACGGCTTCGCCGGCTACTTCGAGACCACCCTATACGCGGACGTCACCCTCA GTATCCGCCCAGAGACGCACTCCCCCGGGATGTTCTCCTGGTTCCCCATCTTCTTCCCATTGAAG CAACCAATGGCGGTGCAGGCGGGGCAGAGAGTGGTGCTGTCGTTCTGGCGCCGGGCGGCCCCGCAGAAGGTGTGGTACGAATGGGCCGTGACGGAGCCGCGCTGTTCCGCCCTCCACAACCCGGCCGGCCGCTCCTACACCATCGGCCTCTGA
- the PRMT5 gene encoding protein arginine N-methyltransferase 5 isoform 3 (isoform 3 is encoded by transcript variant 3), which yields MAAAGPGAAGTARVSSGRELGCVPEVAAALGAVARQGFDFLCAPLFHPRHRREFRLLPAKERPGPQTRSDLLLAGRDWNTLIVGKVSPWIRPDSPLEAVRRNSEAALQQELDFAAYLGVPAVLLSLRGPHCPNLARGLCAHLQGAPHGAAVWVRVPLLAPEDGREDVIANEELVNEGDGRQEERTWHWWHNFRTLCDYNKRVGLALEVGPDLPSAEAIDRWLGEPLRAAILPTSIFLTNKKGFPVLSRPHQRLLGRLLKLEVQVVLWGAPHHEPKPLSAYLQYLEHVGQNRPPPSAYELFARGYEDYLQCPLQPLMDNLESQTYEVFEKDPIKYSQYQQAIYKCLLDRVPEEEKETNVQVVLVLGAGRGPLVNAALRAARMAQRRIRVYAVEKNPNAVVTPPLTPRRLQSWQYEEWGSQVSVVPRDMREWRPPEAADLLVSELLGSFGDNELAPECLDGAQPCLKEGGVSIPCSYTSFLAPLSSSKLYNEVRGCRERDRHPEAQFETPYVVRLHNFHQLAAPQPCFTFRHPKPDPSEDNSRYRVLSFPVGVTTALHGFAGYFETTLYADVTLSIRPETHSPGMFSWFPIFFPLKQPMAVQAGQRVVLSFWRRAAPQKVWYEWAVTEPRCSALHNPAGRSYTIGL from the exons ATGGCGGCGGCTGGACCGGGCGCTGCGGGCACCGCGCGGGTGTCGAGCGGGCGGGAGTTGGGCTGCGTGCCGGAGGTGGCGGCGGCGCTGGGGGCGGTGGCCCGGCAGGG GTTCGATTTTCTCTGCGCTCCGCTTTTCCATCCCCGTCACCGCCGCGAGTTTCGGCTGCTGCCCGCCAAGGAGCGGCCCGGCCCGCAGACCCGATCCGACCTGCTGCTGGCCGGGAGGG ACTGGAACACGCTGATCGTGGGCAAGGTGTCCCCATGGATCCGACCCGATTCCCCCCTGGAGGCCGTGAGGCGCAACTCGGAAGCG gccctgcagcaggagTTGGACTTCGCCGCCTACCTGGGGGTCCCGGcggtgctgctgtccctgcgGGGGCCGCACTGCCCCAATTTGGCACGGGGTCTCTGTGCCCACCTGCAGGGGGCGCCACACGGGGCTGCG GTGTGGGTCCGCGTGCCGCTGCTGGCGCCTGAGGACGGGCGTGAAGACGTGATCGCTAACGAGGAGCTCGTTAACGAGGGCGACGGGCGGCAGGAGGAGCGCACGTGGCATTG GTGGCACAACTTCCGGACACTGTGCGACTACAACAAGAGAGTGGGGCTGG CACTGGAGGTGGGCCCGGATTTGCCGTCGGCGGAGGCCATCGACCGCTGGTTGGGGGAGCCCCTGCGGGCGGCCATATTGCCCACCAGCATCTTCCTCACCAACAAGAAGGGCTTCCCCGTCCTGTCCCGGCCGCACCAGCGTCTGCTGGGCCGATTGCTCAAG ctggaGGTGCaggtggtgctgtggggcgcCCCACACCACGAGCCCAAGCCGCTCAGCGCCTACCTGCAGTACCTGGAGCATGTGGGGCAGAACCGACCCCCGCCCTCCGCCTATGAGCTGTTTGCCCGCGGCTACGAGGACTACCTGCAGTGCCCCCTACAG CCCCTGATGGACAACCTGGAGTCGCAGACGTACGAGGTGTTCGAGAAGGACCCAATCAAATACAGCCAATACCAGCAG GCTATTTATAAGTGCCTGCTGGACCGCGTCCccgaggaggagaaggaaaccAACGTGCA ggtggtgctggtgctgggcgCGGGGCGCGGCCCGTTGGTGAACGCCGCGCTGAGGGCCGCCCGGATGGCGCAGCGCCGCATCAGAGTGTACGCCGTGGAGAAGAACCCCAACGCCGTCGTCAC gccccccctgaccccccgcaggctgcagagctggcagtaCGAGGAGTGGGGCTCTCAGGTGTCGGTGGTGCCGCGGGACATGCGGGAGTGGCGCCCCCCGGAGGCGGCGGACCTTCTGGTGTCGGAGCTGCTGGGCTCCTTCGGGGACAACGAGTTGGCGCCCGAGTGCCTCgatggggcacagccctgcctcaAAG AGGGGGGTGTGAGCATCCCGTGCTCCTACACGTCGTTCCTGGCCCCGCTGTCCTCCTCCAAGCTGTACAATGAGGTGCGCGGCTGCAGGGAGCGCGACCGCCATCCCGAG gcGCAGTTCGAGACGCCGTACGTGGTGCGGCTGCATAACTTCCACCAGTTGGCGGCGCCGCAGCCGTGCTTCACCTTCCGGCACCCCAAGCCAG ACCCGTCGGAGGACAACAGCCGTTACCGGGTGCTGTCCTTCCCGGTGGGCGTCACCACGGCCCTGCACGGCTTCGCCGGCTACTTCGAGACCACCCTATACGCGGACGTCACCCTCA GTATCCGCCCAGAGACGCACTCCCCCGGGATGTTCTCCTGGTTCCCCATCTTCTTCCCATTGAAG CAACCAATGGCGGTGCAGGCGGGGCAGAGAGTGGTGCTGTCGTTCTGGCGCCGGGCGGCCCCGCAGAAGGTGTGGTACGAATGGGCCGTGACGGAGCCGCGCTGTTCCGCCCTCCACAACCCGGCCGGCCGCTCCTACACCATCGGCCTCTGA
- the PRMT5 gene encoding protein arginine N-methyltransferase 5 isoform 7 (isoform 7 is encoded by transcript variant 7), producing MAAAGPGAAGTARVSSGRELGCVPEVAAALGAVARQGFDFLCAPLFHPRHRREFRLLPAKERPGPQTRSDLLLAGRDWNTLIVGKVSPWIRPDSPLEAVRRNSEAVWVRVPLLAPEDGREDVIANEELVNEGDGRQEERTWHWWHNFRTLCDYNKRVGLALEVGPDLPSAEAIDRWLGEPLRAAILPTSIFLTNKKGFPVLSRPHQRLLGRLLKLEVQVVLWGAPHHEPKPLSAYLQYLEHVGQNRPPPSAYELFARGYEDYLQCPLQPLMDNLESQTYEVFEKDPIKYSQYQQAIYKCLLDRVPEEEKETNVQVVLVLGAGRGPLVNAALRAARMAQRRIRVYAVEKNPNAVVTLQSWQYEEWGSQVSVVPRDMREWRPPEAADLLVSELLGSFGDNELAPECLDGAQPCLKEGGVSIPCSYTSFLAPLSSSKLYNEVRGCRERDRHPEAQFETPYVVRLHNFHQLAAPQPCFTFRHPKPDPSEDNSRYRVLSFPVGVTTALHGFAGYFETTLYADVTLSIRPETHSPGMFSWFPIFFPLKQPMAVQAGQRVVLSFWRRAAPQKVWYEWAVTEPRCSALHNPAGRSYTIGL from the exons ATGGCGGCGGCTGGACCGGGCGCTGCGGGCACCGCGCGGGTGTCGAGCGGGCGGGAGTTGGGCTGCGTGCCGGAGGTGGCGGCGGCGCTGGGGGCGGTGGCCCGGCAGGG GTTCGATTTTCTCTGCGCTCCGCTTTTCCATCCCCGTCACCGCCGCGAGTTTCGGCTGCTGCCCGCCAAGGAGCGGCCCGGCCCGCAGACCCGATCCGACCTGCTGCTGGCCGGGAGGG ACTGGAACACGCTGATCGTGGGCAAGGTGTCCCCATGGATCCGACCCGATTCCCCCCTGGAGGCCGTGAGGCGCAACTCGGAAGCG GTGTGGGTCCGCGTGCCGCTGCTGGCGCCTGAGGACGGGCGTGAAGACGTGATCGCTAACGAGGAGCTCGTTAACGAGGGCGACGGGCGGCAGGAGGAGCGCACGTGGCATTG GTGGCACAACTTCCGGACACTGTGCGACTACAACAAGAGAGTGGGGCTGG CACTGGAGGTGGGCCCGGATTTGCCGTCGGCGGAGGCCATCGACCGCTGGTTGGGGGAGCCCCTGCGGGCGGCCATATTGCCCACCAGCATCTTCCTCACCAACAAGAAGGGCTTCCCCGTCCTGTCCCGGCCGCACCAGCGTCTGCTGGGCCGATTGCTCAAG ctggaGGTGCaggtggtgctgtggggcgcCCCACACCACGAGCCCAAGCCGCTCAGCGCCTACCTGCAGTACCTGGAGCATGTGGGGCAGAACCGACCCCCGCCCTCCGCCTATGAGCTGTTTGCCCGCGGCTACGAGGACTACCTGCAGTGCCCCCTACAG CCCCTGATGGACAACCTGGAGTCGCAGACGTACGAGGTGTTCGAGAAGGACCCAATCAAATACAGCCAATACCAGCAG GCTATTTATAAGTGCCTGCTGGACCGCGTCCccgaggaggagaaggaaaccAACGTGCA ggtggtgctggtgctgggcgCGGGGCGCGGCCCGTTGGTGAACGCCGCGCTGAGGGCCGCCCGGATGGCGCAGCGCCGCATCAGAGTGTACGCCGTGGAGAAGAACCCCAACGCCGTCGTCAC gctgcagagctggcagtaCGAGGAGTGGGGCTCTCAGGTGTCGGTGGTGCCGCGGGACATGCGGGAGTGGCGCCCCCCGGAGGCGGCGGACCTTCTGGTGTCGGAGCTGCTGGGCTCCTTCGGGGACAACGAGTTGGCGCCCGAGTGCCTCgatggggcacagccctgcctcaAAG AGGGGGGTGTGAGCATCCCGTGCTCCTACACGTCGTTCCTGGCCCCGCTGTCCTCCTCCAAGCTGTACAATGAGGTGCGCGGCTGCAGGGAGCGCGACCGCCATCCCGAG gcGCAGTTCGAGACGCCGTACGTGGTGCGGCTGCATAACTTCCACCAGTTGGCGGCGCCGCAGCCGTGCTTCACCTTCCGGCACCCCAAGCCAG ACCCGTCGGAGGACAACAGCCGTTACCGGGTGCTGTCCTTCCCGGTGGGCGTCACCACGGCCCTGCACGGCTTCGCCGGCTACTTCGAGACCACCCTATACGCGGACGTCACCCTCA GTATCCGCCCAGAGACGCACTCCCCCGGGATGTTCTCCTGGTTCCCCATCTTCTTCCCATTGAAG CAACCAATGGCGGTGCAGGCGGGGCAGAGAGTGGTGCTGTCGTTCTGGCGCCGGGCGGCCCCGCAGAAGGTGTGGTACGAATGGGCCGTGACGGAGCCGCGCTGTTCCGCCCTCCACAACCCGGCCGGCCGCTCCTACACCATCGGCCTCTGA